One window from the genome of Amaranthus tricolor cultivar Red isolate AtriRed21 chromosome 9, ASM2621246v1, whole genome shotgun sequence encodes:
- the LOC130824236 gene encoding S-adenosylmethionine decarboxylase proenzyme-like, producing the protein MSINVSAIGFEGFEKRLEITFSNPPVFTDPNGSGLRSLTRLQLDLILDSAACTIVSQLSNSVFDSYVLSESSLFVYTHKIILKTCGTTKLLLSIKPILKLADSIGLTVSSVLYSRGTFNFPNAQLSPHRSFSEEVGYLNGYFGNLPSGSQPQAYVLGDPTAPNRSWHVYSASADVEKRTTEITIEMCMTGLNKEKADVFYKKENHAAKEMTKLSGISDVIPSHVICDFDFEPCGYSMNGIDGGAYSTVHVTPEDGFSYASYEAMGFDPDSIHFEVLTKRALRCFEPKEFTVAITCFGSDLAREWMSLGGNVEGFTCRSAVEQELPGGGLVVYKTYVVEAPVREMHVPLSFIDMSFWKEVEAVEVGDEMVTCGGGVGGDGGGFLGYNNVACGC; encoded by the coding sequence ATGTCCATTAACGTTTCGGCAATTGGATTCGAGGGTTTCGAGAAACGTTTAGAAATAACATTTTCAAACCCGCCTGTTTTTACGGACCCAAATGGGTCGGGTCTCCGATCCTTAACTCGGTTACAACTCGACTTAATCCTTGACTCAGCAGCATGCACAATCGTATCTCAGCTTTCAAACTCGGTGTTCGACTCGTACGTTTTATCCGAGTCAAGTTTATTCGTTTATACACacaaaatcattttaaaaacaTGTGGTACCACAAAGCTACTCCTCTCCATTAAACCGATTCTGAAACTCGCTGACTCAATCGGACTCACTGTGTCGAGTGTTCTTTACTCGAGAGGAACCTTCAACTTCCCAAACGCTCAGCTTTCTCCGCATAGAAGCTTCTCAGAAGAAGTTGGTTATTTGAATGGGTATTTTGGTAATTTGCCAAGTGGGTCTCAGCCTCAGGCCTATGTTCTTGGAGATCCAACGGCTCCAAACCGTTCTTGGCATGTTTACTCAGCATCTGCCGACGTGGAGAAACGAACGACTGAGATTACGATTGAGATGTGCATGACTGGGCTTAACAAGGAAAAAGCTGATGTTTTTTACAAAAAGGAAAATCATGCAGCGAAAGAAATGACGAAATTGTCTGGGATTAGTGACGTCATCCCTAGTCACGTGATctgtgattttgattttgaaccaTGTGGGTACTCGATGAATGGAATCGACGGTGGGGCCTACTCTACTGTGCACGTGACCCCTGAAGACGGATTCAGTTACGCTAGTTACGAAGCAATGGGATTCGACCCAGATTCGATCCATTTCGAGGTTTTGACTAAGAGAGCATTAAGGTGTTTTGAGCCTAAGGAATTTACTGTTGCTATCACGTGCTTTGGTAGTGATTTGGCACGTGAGTGGATGAGTTTAGGTGGTAACGTGGAGGGGTTCACCTGCCGGAGTGCGGTGGAGCAGGAGCTGCCAGGTGGTGGATTAGTGGTGTACAAGACTTATGTGGTGGAGGCACCGGTACGTGAGATGCACGTCCCTTTATCATTTATTGATATGTCTTTTTGGAAGGAGGTGGAAGCGGTGGAGGTGGGTGATGAGATGGTGACTTGTGGCGGCGGTGTAGGCGGAGATGGTGGAGGATTCTTGGGGTATAATAATGTGGCTTGTGGTTGCTGA